A window of Nitrososphaerota archaeon contains these coding sequences:
- the map gene encoding type II methionyl aminopeptidase: MSINPDLVKAGRIASETREMIANSDIIGRTFTEICDIVENNIRRLGAEPSFPCNVSINEVAAHCTAPYGGAEDTVIREGDLVTIDLGAHINGYLTDTATTVSANPEYDSIIQATRDTLDAALRIVKIGTPAGDIGRVISESAEQWGFRPITNLTGHSMEQYQVHSGTSIPNTWTPGLPRLKANTIYAVEPFLTFSDGAGLVVEGGAPRIFGLVSRRVTGKKRLDELVEEVWRTRRTLPFTPRWYSHLFDKEEVKDMIKDLVKRGVLRGYPILVERTGRPVAQFEHTFVPTETGAVVITG; encoded by the coding sequence TTGTCGATAAACCCGGATTTAGTGAAAGCTGGGCGTATTGCTTCTGAAACCCGCGAGATGATCGCCAACTCCGACATCATCGGCCGCACATTTACAGAGATCTGCGACATTGTGGAGAACAACATTAGGCGTCTCGGCGCCGAACCCTCATTCCCATGCAACGTCTCGATAAACGAGGTGGCTGCTCACTGCACCGCCCCCTACGGTGGAGCTGAAGACACAGTTATCCGGGAAGGGGATCTGGTCACAATAGATCTGGGAGCTCACATCAACGGCTACCTCACCGACACAGCCACAACAGTCTCAGCTAACCCGGAGTACGACTCAATTATTCAGGCGACTAGAGACACCCTTGACGCAGCGCTTCGCATCGTGAAGATAGGCACCCCTGCAGGAGATATCGGAAGAGTCATCTCAGAATCCGCTGAACAATGGGGCTTCCGGCCGATCACAAACCTGACAGGCCACTCGATGGAGCAGTACCAGGTTCACTCAGGAACCTCTATCCCGAACACCTGGACACCGGGGCTGCCGCGGCTCAAAGCTAACACAATATATGCGGTTGAACCGTTCCTAACCTTCAGCGACGGCGCAGGCTTGGTTGTGGAAGGAGGTGCACCACGGATATTCGGCCTAGTCTCCCGGAGAGTCACCGGTAAGAAAAGGCTTGACGAGCTTGTCGAGGAGGTGTGGCGGACACGCCGAACACTTCCATTCACACCCAGATGGTACTCCCACCTTTTCGACAAAGAAGAAGTGAAGGACATGATTAAAGACTTGGTTAAACGCGGCGTCTTACGCGGCTACCCGATTCTAGTCGAGAGAACCGGTAGGCCTGTTGCGCAGTTCGAACATACGTTCGTGCCGACTGAGACTGGCGCTGTAGTGATCACAGGCTAG